In the Flavobacterium sp. J372 genome, one interval contains:
- a CDS encoding phage holin family protein, which yields MLNSIITYISAFLIRYSFIIKLNFLLSIPGWCISKFTEWTISNQDFIGGVLLCIAIDHIVGTLCHALKLRDFTFKKNTYGLLKKITMCVLSLILFEVMNLIIKDLTSIFEYLKVITRLTVISYPVSSAFINMAILTNGKFPPKGWLEKLKYFNEKLNLKN from the coding sequence ATGCTTAACTCTATTATTACATATATATCTGCATTCTTAATAAGATATTCTTTTATCATAAAGCTAAATTTTCTATTATCAATACCTGGATGGTGTATTTCTAAGTTTACCGAATGGACAATTTCAAATCAAGACTTTATAGGTGGTGTTTTGTTATGCATAGCGATAGATCATATTGTCGGAACTTTATGTCATGCGCTGAAATTACGAGACTTCACATTTAAAAAAAACACCTATGGACTGTTAAAAAAAATAACAATGTGTGTATTGAGTCTTATATTATTTGAAGTTATGAATTTAATAATTAAAGATTTAACATCAATATTTGAATACTTAAAAGTGATAACTCGGCTAACTGTAATTTCTTATCCTGTTAGTAGTGCATTTATAAATATGGCAATTTTAACTAATGGGAAATTTCCCCCAAAAGGCTGGTTAGAAAAGTTAAAATATTTTAATGAAAAATTAAACCTAAAAAACTAA
- a CDS encoding MBOAT family protein has product MLFNSIDFVVFFLIVFSLYWFVLNRKMKFQNFMLVIASYFFYCCWDWRFGFLLAFSTLLDFYSGLAIFRSTTKKMKKIWLIISVGINLGFLCFFKYYNFFIESFGELLSNFGVQANYSTLSIILPVGISFYTFHGLSYVFDIYNDKITPTTNIINYTLFVSFFPLLVAGPIERATHLLPQIERPRQFDYSKAIDGLKQILWGFFKKVVIADNCAQFANLIFDNYESQSGSTLFLGALFFTFQIYGDFSGYTDIALGTARLMGFELLKNFNYPYFSRDIAEFWRRWHISLSTWFKDYLYIPLGGSRGGLWMKIRNTFIIFIVSGFWHGSNWTFIAWGTLNAVYFLPLLLTNNNRNNLEIVAIDRNLPTFRDFTGILITFMLTVFAWIFFRAESVQDAIGYISMIFSNSLFTYPVIIGESKYIILLVIAFIIIEWAGRRGNYGLQLVFSRSHQIIRWSFYIVILLFVFFFSGEQQEFIYFQF; this is encoded by the coding sequence ATGCTTTTTAATTCTATAGATTTCGTAGTATTCTTTTTAATAGTGTTTTCTCTATATTGGTTTGTATTGAATAGAAAGATGAAATTCCAAAATTTCATGTTAGTAATAGCCAGCTATTTTTTTTATTGCTGCTGGGATTGGAGATTTGGATTTTTACTTGCATTTTCAACTTTGCTTGATTTTTATTCTGGACTTGCAATTTTTAGGAGCACAACTAAGAAGATGAAAAAAATTTGGCTTATTATAAGCGTGGGAATTAATCTTGGTTTTCTATGTTTCTTTAAATACTATAATTTCTTTATAGAATCATTCGGGGAGCTTTTATCAAATTTTGGCGTTCAAGCAAACTATAGTACACTAAGTATTATTTTGCCTGTAGGCATATCATTTTATACTTTTCATGGGTTGTCATATGTTTTTGATATATACAATGATAAAATTACCCCTACTACTAATATTATCAATTATACATTATTTGTAAGTTTTTTTCCACTACTGGTAGCCGGACCTATCGAAAGAGCTACCCATTTGCTACCTCAAATTGAAAGGCCTCGCCAGTTTGATTATTCAAAAGCTATAGATGGCCTTAAACAAATTTTATGGGGGTTTTTTAAGAAAGTTGTCATTGCGGACAATTGTGCACAGTTTGCAAATCTCATTTTCGATAATTACGAAAGTCAATCAGGAAGTACATTATTTTTAGGAGCTTTATTTTTTACATTTCAGATTTACGGAGATTTTTCTGGTTATACTGATATAGCATTAGGAACTGCGAGGTTAATGGGATTTGAATTACTTAAAAACTTTAACTATCCATATTTTTCTAGAGATATTGCGGAATTTTGGAGGAGGTGGCATATCTCTCTTTCGACATGGTTTAAAGATTATTTATATATACCCTTGGGCGGTAGTCGTGGTGGGTTATGGATGAAAATTCGAAATACTTTTATAATATTCATAGTTAGTGGTTTTTGGCATGGATCTAACTGGACATTCATAGCATGGGGAACTCTTAATGCAGTCTACTTTTTACCATTGTTACTAACTAATAATAATCGAAATAATTTAGAAATTGTAGCTATTGATAGAAATCTTCCTACGTTTAGAGATTTTACAGGAATTTTGATAACGTTTATGTTGACAGTTTTTGCCTGGATTTTCTTCAGAGCTGAAAGTGTACAAGATGCTATTGGGTATATAAGTATGATATTCTCAAATAGCTTATTTACATATCCGGTGATTATAGGAGAGTCGAAATACATAATATTACTTGTTATTGCATTCATTATCATAGAGTGGGCTGGTAGAAGAGGTAATTATGGATTGCAATTAGTATTTTCAAGGTCTCATCAAATCATTCGGTGGAGTTTCTATATAGTTATATTATTATTTGTGTTTTTCTTTTCGGGTGAGCAACAAGAATTTATTTACTTCCAGTTTTAA
- a CDS encoding D-Ala-D-Ala carboxypeptidase family metallohydrolase, which produces MNLTPNFTLKEFACKDGTPVPHEYLPNVTELAKNLQVLRDTLGVPVIITGSGYRTSAHNRKVKGATNSQHLYAKAADINAIGYTPAQLAAVIEKLITAGKMKQGGIGIYRNFVHYDIRGTKARW; this is translated from the coding sequence ATGAATCTCACCCCTAACTTCACCCTCAAAGAATTCGCGTGTAAAGATGGCACGCCTGTACCACATGAATATTTACCTAATGTTACTGAACTCGCTAAAAATCTACAAGTGCTAAGAGATACTCTTGGTGTACCGGTAATAATAACCGGAAGCGGCTACCGAACATCGGCTCACAACAGAAAAGTGAAAGGCGCTACAAACAGCCAGCATCTTTATGCCAAAGCAGCTGATATTAATGCTATAGGATATACGCCTGCTCAGCTTGCTGCTGTAATTGAAAAACTTATTACTGCCGGAAAAATGAAGCAGGGCGGCATAGGTATATACAGGAATTTTGTACACTATGATATTCGCGGAACGAAAGCCAGATGGTAA
- a CDS encoding DUF6549 family protein translates to MLFLLSECKRRAEKVKSETNLTAVFDTVKHYKNKIGTQSATITTLQLDKRLFQNLVLKKDIELKQLTKEFSTVKSIVKIKTITRLDTIYVPFKEEIECAFKVEDTVNTKHYSFNYEVKSSGLRLSHFEIPNQTTVVTGYKRKWFLGEQTLTTDITNSNPYIKTENIMSAEIVIPEPWYKKWYVWLAAGLISGAMVK, encoded by the coding sequence ATGCTTTTTTTACTTTCAGAATGTAAACGCAGGGCTGAGAAAGTAAAATCTGAGACAAATCTTACTGCTGTTTTTGACACTGTAAAACATTACAAAAACAAAATAGGTACTCAGTCGGCAACAATAACTACACTACAGCTTGATAAAAGATTATTCCAAAACTTAGTACTTAAAAAAGATATTGAGCTTAAGCAGCTTACAAAAGAATTCTCAACCGTTAAAAGTATAGTCAAAATTAAGACCATCACGCGCCTTGATACAATTTATGTACCTTTTAAGGAAGAAATTGAATGTGCTTTCAAAGTTGAAGACACAGTTAATACAAAACATTACAGTTTTAATTATGAAGTTAAATCTTCCGGTTTAAGGCTATCTCATTTTGAAATACCTAACCAAACAACTGTGGTTACCGGTTATAAACGCAAATGGTTTTTGGGCGAGCAAACACTTACCACAGATATTACGAATTCAAATCCGTATATAAAGACAGAAAATATAATGTCGGCTGAGATTGTTATCCCTGAACCCTGGTACAAAAAATGGTATGTGTGGCTGGCAGCCGGACTAATATCCGGAGCGATGGTAAAATAA
- the rpsA gene encoding 30S ribosomal protein S1, whose translation MSEQTKTKEEFLNEFNWHNFEEGIDPVDEKNLREFEDLVSKTFVSTDSDEVVEGTVVRITDRDAIVDINAKSEGVISLNEFRYNPGLKVGDKVEVLIDSREDKSGQLVLSHKKARTIKAWDRVINANETGEIVNGFVKCRTKGGMIVDVFGIEAFLPGSQIDVKPIRDYDQYVNKTMEFKVVKINHEFKNVVVSHKALIEADIEVQKKEIIGQLEKGQVLEGVVKNITSYGVFIDLGGVDGLIHITDLSWSRINHPSEVLELDQKLNVVILDFDDEKTRIQLGLKQLHPHPWDALSADLKVGDKVKGKVVVIADYGAFIEVAEGVEGLIHVSEMSWSTHLRSAQDFVKVGDEVEAVILTLDREDRKMSLGIKQLTQDPWTDITAKYPVGSRHTGIVRNFTNFGVFVELEEGIDGLIYISDLSWTKKIKHPSEFVNVGDKLEVVVLELDVDGRKLSLGHKQTQANPWDKYEDSFGVGSVHNGTIAEIVDKGATVEFGDDIVAFIPTRHLEKEDGKKLKKGDVADFKVIEFNKEFKRVVASHTATFRDEEEKNVRQQQESGNMSSSNNAERSTLGDIDALSQLKERMEKGENK comes from the coding sequence ATGTCTGAACAAACTAAAACAAAGGAAGAATTCCTTAACGAATTTAACTGGCACAACTTTGAAGAAGGTATTGATCCGGTAGATGAGAAAAACCTTAGGGAATTTGAAGACCTTGTTTCTAAAACTTTCGTGTCAACTGACAGCGATGAGGTTGTTGAAGGTACTGTAGTACGTATCACTGACCGTGACGCAATTGTTGACATCAATGCAAAATCGGAAGGTGTTATCTCTCTTAACGAATTCCGTTACAACCCGGGCCTTAAGGTTGGGGACAAAGTAGAAGTTCTTATTGACTCTCGTGAAGACAAATCAGGCCAGCTTGTACTTTCTCACAAAAAAGCACGTACTATCAAAGCTTGGGACAGGGTTATCAATGCTAACGAAACAGGCGAAATCGTTAATGGTTTTGTTAAGTGCAGGACTAAAGGCGGTATGATCGTTGACGTTTTCGGTATTGAAGCTTTCCTTCCGGGTTCACAAATTGACGTTAAGCCAATCCGCGACTACGATCAGTATGTAAATAAAACTATGGAATTCAAAGTTGTGAAAATCAACCACGAATTCAAAAACGTTGTGGTTTCTCACAAAGCGCTTATCGAGGCAGACATCGAAGTACAGAAGAAAGAGATCATTGGGCAGCTTGAAAAAGGCCAGGTGCTTGAAGGTGTTGTTAAAAACATCACTTCTTACGGTGTGTTTATTGACCTTGGCGGTGTTGACGGACTTATCCACATTACAGACCTTTCTTGGAGCCGTATCAACCACCCAAGTGAAGTTCTTGAGCTTGACCAGAAACTTAACGTTGTTATTCTTGACTTTGATGATGAGAAAACACGTATACAACTTGGCCTTAAGCAGCTTCACCCGCACCCGTGGGACGCTCTTAGCGCTGACCTGAAAGTTGGTGACAAAGTAAAAGGTAAAGTAGTGGTTATTGCTGACTACGGTGCATTTATCGAAGTGGCTGAAGGCGTTGAAGGCCTTATCCACGTAAGTGAAATGTCTTGGTCTACTCACCTTCGTTCTGCACAGGACTTCGTGAAAGTAGGTGATGAGGTTGAAGCTGTAATCCTTACGCTTGACCGTGAAGATCGTAAAATGTCTCTTGGCATCAAGCAGCTTACACAAGACCCTTGGACTGACATTACTGCTAAATACCCTGTAGGCTCTCGCCACACAGGTATTGTGCGTAACTTCACAAACTTCGGTGTATTTGTTGAGCTTGAAGAAGGTATCGACGGGCTTATCTATATCTCAGACCTTTCTTGGACTAAGAAAATCAAGCACCCATCTGAATTTGTAAACGTTGGTGACAAACTTGAGGTTGTAGTTCTTGAGCTTGATGTTGACGGACGCAAACTTTCTCTTGGCCACAAACAAACTCAGGCAAACCCTTGGGATAAGTATGAAGACTCTTTCGGTGTAGGTTCTGTACACAACGGTACTATCGCTGAGATTGTTGACAAAGGTGCTACTGTAGAGTTTGGCGACGATATTGTTGCTTTCATCCCTACACGCCACCTTGAGAAAGAAGACGGCAAGAAACTTAAGAAAGGTGATGTTGCTGACTTTAAAGTGATTGAGTTCAACAAAGAATTCAAGCGTGTTGTAGCATCTCACACAGCTACTTTCCGTGATGAAGAAGAGAAAAATGTAAGGCAACAACAGGAGTCTGGCAATATGTCATCTTCAAACAACGCTGAAAGAAGCACACTTGGTGACATTGACGCACTTTCTCAATTGAAAGAAAGAATGGAAAAAGGAGAAAACAAGTAA
- a CDS encoding nucleoside permease has translation MGIKNRLVGMSFLQFFVWGAWLITIANYWFGTRQWDGTQFGLVFATMGFASIFMPTLTGIIADRWINAEKLYGIMHILYAAVLFYLPQVGDPATFIYVMFAAMCFYMPTISLSNSVSYAALKSNGYDVIKDFPPIRVWGTIGFIAAMWITNLTGSKASEYQFYIAGIAAVLLGLYAFTLPKCPPQNLTKENSSLSETLGLGAFKLFANYKMALFFVFSMFLGGALQLTNAYGDVFLDEFKHFPKYENSFVVEYSTIIMSISQISETLFILAIPFFLRRFGIKQVMLISMFAWVLRFGLFAYGDPTTGLWMIILSCIVYGMAFDFFNISGSLFVETNTSNKIRSSAQGLFMMMTNGFGAVFGSVVSGWMIEKYFTRSFNNSGELATFLETEPANQSMESFVTGQGVQVAADGSFNNAIMLRDWPSIWLAFAAYALVIAIAFAVMFKHKHDPKEVANIAH, from the coding sequence ATGGGAATAAAGAATCGGCTGGTGGGCATGAGCTTCCTCCAGTTTTTTGTTTGGGGAGCGTGGCTTATCACTATAGCTAATTACTGGTTTGGCACCAGGCAGTGGGATGGAACTCAATTTGGACTTGTTTTCGCAACAATGGGTTTTGCCTCAATTTTTATGCCTACACTTACAGGAATCATTGCCGACAGATGGATTAATGCTGAAAAACTGTACGGTATCATGCACATACTTTATGCAGCTGTGCTGTTTTATCTTCCGCAGGTTGGCGACCCGGCAACATTTATTTATGTAATGTTTGCCGCAATGTGTTTCTATATGCCAACAATATCACTAAGTAATTCAGTGTCTTACGCTGCTTTAAAGTCTAACGGATATGATGTAATTAAAGACTTTCCGCCCATCAGGGTTTGGGGTACTATAGGGTTTATCGCTGCCATGTGGATTACCAATCTTACAGGCAGTAAAGCCTCTGAATACCAGTTTTATATTGCCGGTATTGCAGCTGTATTGCTTGGTCTGTACGCATTTACATTGCCAAAATGCCCTCCGCAGAATCTCACGAAAGAAAACTCATCATTGTCAGAAACATTGGGGCTTGGCGCATTCAAACTGTTTGCCAATTATAAAATGGCGCTGTTCTTTGTGTTTTCAATGTTTTTAGGAGGAGCATTGCAGCTTACTAATGCCTATGGTGATGTTTTCCTTGACGAATTCAAGCATTTCCCGAAATATGAAAATTCTTTTGTTGTTGAGTATTCTACAATAATCATGTCTATTTCACAAATTTCCGAGACGCTTTTTATTCTTGCTATACCTTTCTTCCTGAGGCGTTTCGGTATCAAGCAGGTAATGCTCATCAGTATGTTTGCCTGGGTGCTGCGTTTCGGGTTATTCGCTTATGGTGATCCTACAACCGGCCTGTGGATGATCATCCTTTCTTGTATTGTTTATGGAATGGCTTTTGACTTTTTCAATATATCCGGATCCCTATTTGTTGAGACGAACACCAGTAACAAAATACGCTCATCGGCGCAAGGTCTTTTCATGATGATGACTAATGGTTTCGGTGCTGTTTTTGGCAGCGTTGTATCAGGTTGGATGATAGAGAAATATTTTACCCGGTCATTTAACAACTCAGGGGAACTCGCCACATTTCTTGAAACAGAGCCTGCAAATCAATCTATGGAAAGTTTTGTAACCGGCCAAGGCGTTCAGGTGGCAGCCGACGGTTCTTTCAATAATGCAATTATGCTACGCGACTGGCCTTCAATATGGCTGGCGTTTGCTGCATATGCTCTTGTTATAGCAATTGCTTTTGCCGTGATGTTTAAACACAAGCACGACCCCAAAGAGGTGGCGAACATAGCTCATTAA
- the cmk gene encoding (d)CMP kinase, whose amino-acid sequence MDKKITIAIDGHSSTGKSTLAKQLARELGYVYVDTGAMYRAVTYFAMQHGLIDKDGFDKEGLIKLLPTVSLQFLFNPELGFAEMYLNEVNVETEIRSMEVSGFVSKVAEVSEVRAKLVEQQQHMGENKGIVMDGRDIGTVVFPKAELKIFMTASAEVRAHRRYDELTAKGQEVSYDEVLANVTERDYIDSHRTDSPLLKASDAIEIDNSNLSREEQFEKVVSLAKHTIQL is encoded by the coding sequence TTGGATAAGAAAATTACCATTGCCATAGACGGCCATTCTTCAACAGGAAAAAGTACTCTTGCAAAGCAGCTTGCACGTGAACTGGGTTATGTGTATGTTGATACAGGGGCCATGTACCGTGCCGTAACCTATTTTGCCATGCAGCATGGCCTTATAGATAAAGATGGTTTTGACAAGGAAGGGCTCATCAAACTTTTACCGACGGTTAGCCTTCAATTTCTTTTTAATCCTGAACTAGGCTTTGCGGAAATGTACCTGAACGAAGTAAACGTTGAAACTGAAATACGCTCAATGGAAGTTTCGGGTTTTGTTAGCAAAGTTGCCGAGGTAAGTGAGGTTCGTGCCAAACTGGTGGAACAACAACAGCACATGGGCGAGAATAAAGGTATTGTGATGGATGGGCGTGATATTGGAACAGTTGTATTTCCGAAAGCCGAACTTAAGATATTTATGACTGCCAGCGCTGAAGTACGTGCACATCGCCGTTATGACGAACTTACGGCAAAAGGGCAGGAGGTAAGTTATGATGAAGTTTTGGCAAATGTTACTGAGCGCGATTATATTGACAGTCATCGTACAGATTCTCCATTATTGAAAGCCAGTGACGCAATTGAAATAGATAACTCAAATCTGTCTCGCGAGGAGCAATTTGAGAAAGTTGTTTCACTCGCAAAGCACACTATTCAACTTTAA
- the porQ gene encoding type IX secretion system protein PorQ, protein MSKNRLLLLFLFTTALSYSQIGGRYTYQFLNLVTSPRQAALGGKLVTLYDYDVNQAIFNPATINPEMDNHLSVNYGNYYGEVTYGTAAYAYTYDRHVQTLHMGVNYVNYGTFEGRNEMGELTGDFTGSEIAVSFGYAMNIPYTDIYVGANAKLISSTLESYNSFGGALDLGAIYIDDVNDINIGLAIRNIGSQFTTYAGNYEPLPIEVIAGISQEVENVPIRWHLTLENLQQWKIAFSNPNRAEQSIDGGSTEEKVSFFNNALRHVIVGAELFPGKSFNLRVGYNFRRGQELKIMDQRSFSGISAGLSLRFNSLRFDYSYSRYTLAGNTSLFGLMINLQ, encoded by the coding sequence ATGTCTAAAAACCGGTTACTATTATTATTTCTTTTTACTACTGCTTTGTCTTACAGCCAGATAGGCGGGCGGTATACCTACCAGTTTTTAAACCTCGTTACTTCTCCGCGTCAGGCGGCGCTTGGCGGTAAGCTTGTTACGTTGTATGATTATGACGTGAACCAGGCTATCTTCAACCCTGCGACCATAAATCCTGAAATGGATAACCATCTTTCTGTAAACTATGGGAATTATTACGGTGAGGTAACCTATGGTACAGCAGCATATGCTTACACCTATGACAGGCATGTACAAACGCTGCATATGGGTGTGAATTACGTAAATTATGGTACTTTTGAAGGGCGTAATGAAATGGGTGAGCTTACGGGCGACTTTACCGGCAGCGAAATAGCGGTATCATTTGGGTATGCAATGAACATCCCGTACACCGATATTTATGTTGGAGCCAATGCAAAACTGATATCATCAACACTGGAGAGCTACAACTCGTTCGGCGGGGCGCTTGATTTGGGAGCAATATATATTGATGATGTGAATGACATTAATATAGGCCTTGCCATCAGAAACATTGGTTCGCAGTTTACAACCTATGCAGGCAATTATGAGCCTTTGCCTATAGAAGTTATTGCCGGGATAAGCCAGGAGGTAGAGAATGTGCCGATACGCTGGCATTTAACTCTGGAAAACCTGCAGCAATGGAAGATTGCCTTCAGTAACCCTAATCGTGCGGAACAAAGCATTGATGGCGGCTCTACAGAAGAGAAGGTTTCGTTCTTTAATAATGCATTGCGCCACGTCATTGTAGGAGCAGAGTTGTTTCCGGGTAAGAGCTTTAACCTGCGGGTTGGTTACAATTTCAGGCGCGGGCAGGAACTTAAAATAATGGACCAGCGGAGTTTTTCGGGTATATCAGCCGGATTGAGCCTTAGGTTCAATTCGCTGAGGTTTGATTACAGCTATTCACGTTATACTTTGGCAGGCAATACCAGTTTATTTGGTTTAATGATTAATCTTCAATAG
- a CDS encoding response regulator: MNAKKIYLADDDSDDIMIFTIVLKEICPQCTVISFNNGLELMEGLKDSTEKPDLIFLDINMPVVCGLNALESIRKNYPEDRIPVMMYSTSANDDYILKAHNLGADFYCIKPFDLEKIKICISHFINMEFTPERPQTKLSEFLLKW; this comes from the coding sequence ATGAATGCAAAAAAAATATATCTCGCGGATGACGATAGTGATGATATTATGATATTTACAATCGTTTTAAAGGAAATTTGTCCACAATGCACGGTAATATCTTTTAATAACGGACTTGAACTTATGGAGGGATTAAAAGATTCAACTGAAAAGCCTGACCTCATTTTTCTTGACATCAACATGCCTGTGGTGTGCGGACTTAATGCATTGGAAAGTATCAGGAAAAATTATCCTGAAGATCGGATACCGGTGATGATGTATTCCACATCAGCAAATGATGATTACATACTTAAGGCTCATAACCTTGGCGCTGATTTTTATTGTATAAAGCCATTTGACCTTGAAAAAATAAAAATTTGTATCTCGCATTTTATAAATATGGAGTTTACGCCCGAAAGGCCCCAAACCAAATTATCAGAATTTCTCCTGAAATGGTAA
- the lon gene encoding endopeptidase La, with protein sequence MANQKILNIDSLSFQELDTDAELIPLMTPEDEEEMNNEELPAELPILPLRNMVLFPGVVIPITAGRDKSIRLINDANADSKIIGVVAQKDESVEEPGQNDIHPVGTVARILRVLKMPDGNTTVILQGKKRFEIDTVTAEQPYLRATTKEVSEVKPEQDDAEFRAIIESIKDLAIQIIKESPNIPTEATFAIKNIESNSFLVNFVSSNMNLSVKEKQELLAIHDLKDRALATLRHMNVELQKLELKNDIQSKVRFDLDQQQREYFLHQQMKTIQEELGGVSHDQEVEDMRQKAKAKKWNEKTKIQFDKEVAKLQRMNPQAAEYGTQRNYLELLLDLPWGEYSKDNFDLKRADKVLHRDHFGLDDVKKRIIEYLAVLKLRNDMKSPILCLYGPPGVGKTSIGKSVAEALGREYIRISLGGLRDEAEIRGHRKTYIGAMPGRIIQSLRKAGTSNPVFVLDEIDKLSNSNQGDPSSALLEVLDPEQNKEFYDNFLELGFDLSKVMFIATSNNMSTVQPALRDRMEIINMTGYTIEEKVEIAKRHLLPKQIKEHGLNPKDVSIGRKQLEKIISGYTRESGVRGLEKQIARVVRHIAKSVAMEEEYNSKVTDEDIITILGAPKMERDKYESNEVAGVVTGLAWTSVGGDILFIESLLSKGKGHMTMTGNLGTVMKESATIALEYIKANGEQFGISPDVVNNYNVHIHVPEGATPKDGPSAGIAMLTSLVSSFTQKRVKKNLAMTGEITLRGRVLPVGGIKEKILAAKRANIKEIILCEENRRDIEEIKQDYLEGLTFHYVREMKEVIQHAITDQKVKNAKTL encoded by the coding sequence TAATGCCGACAGTAAGATTATTGGCGTAGTTGCACAAAAGGATGAAAGTGTTGAAGAGCCCGGGCAAAACGATATTCACCCGGTAGGTACCGTTGCCCGCATACTCCGCGTGCTGAAAATGCCTGACGGTAACACTACTGTGATATTGCAGGGCAAAAAGCGATTTGAAATAGACACTGTTACCGCTGAACAGCCTTACCTTCGCGCCACCACAAAAGAGGTAAGCGAGGTAAAGCCTGAGCAGGATGATGCCGAATTCCGTGCTATTATTGAATCGATTAAAGACCTTGCCATCCAGATTATAAAAGAAAGCCCTAACATTCCTACCGAGGCTACCTTTGCCATAAAAAACATAGAAAGCAACTCTTTTCTTGTCAATTTTGTGTCGAGCAATATGAACCTTTCTGTAAAGGAAAAACAGGAACTGCTTGCCATACACGACCTGAAAGACCGCGCCCTTGCCACGCTTCGCCACATGAATGTAGAGCTGCAGAAGCTTGAGCTGAAGAATGATATACAAAGCAAGGTACGTTTTGACCTTGACCAGCAGCAGCGCGAATACTTCCTGCACCAACAGATGAAGACCATACAGGAAGAGCTGGGTGGCGTAAGCCATGACCAGGAGGTGGAAGATATGCGCCAAAAGGCAAAAGCCAAGAAATGGAACGAAAAGACAAAAATTCAGTTTGATAAGGAAGTTGCCAAGCTGCAGCGCATGAACCCGCAGGCAGCAGAATACGGCACGCAGCGCAATTATCTTGAGCTGCTGCTTGACTTGCCATGGGGCGAATACAGCAAAGATAACTTTGACCTTAAGCGGGCAGATAAGGTGCTTCACAGAGACCATTTCGGGCTTGATGACGTGAAGAAGCGCATCATAGAATACCTGGCGGTACTAAAGCTGAGAAACGACATGAAATCGCCTATACTATGCCTGTACGGTCCTCCGGGCGTTGGTAAAACAAGTATAGGTAAATCTGTTGCCGAAGCATTGGGCCGTGAATATATCCGCATTTCGTTGGGCGGCCTTCGTGATGAGGCTGAAATACGCGGGCACAGGAAAACATATATAGGGGCTATGCCGGGCCGTATTATTCAAAGCCTTCGTAAGGCCGGTACCAGCAATCCTGTTTTTGTGCTTGACGAGATTGATAAGCTGAGCAACAGCAACCAGGGTGACCCTTCATCTGCATTACTTGAGGTTCTTGATCCGGAGCAGAATAAAGAGTTCTATGACAACTTCCTTGAGCTTGGATTTGACCTCAGCAAGGTGATGTTCATAGCTACTTCAAACAATATGAGCACAGTGCAGCCGGCCCTGCGTGACAGGATGGAGATTATTAATATGACAGGCTACACCATTGAAGAAAAAGTTGAGATAGCCAAACGCCACCTGCTGCCAAAGCAGATAAAAGAGCACGGCCTAAACCCGAAAGATGTGAGCATTGGTCGTAAACAGCTTGAAAAGATAATCAGCGGCTACACTCGTGAATCGGGTGTGCGCGGGCTTGAAAAGCAGATTGCGAGGGTTGTACGCCACATTGCAAAGTCTGTTGCTATGGAGGAAGAATACAACAGTAAGGTTACCGATGAAGACATCATTACCATACTTGGCGCCCCGAAAATGGAGCGTGACAAATATGAGAGCAATGAGGTTGCCGGTGTGGTAACAGGCCTTGCATGGACAAGTGTGGGCGGTGATATTCTCTTTATAGAATCGCTGCTAAGCAAAGGTAAGGGGCATATGACCATGACAGGGAACCTCGGTACGGTAATGAAAGAGTCGGCTACTATTGCGCTGGAATACATCAAAGCCAACGGAGAGCAGTTTGGCATAAGTCCGGATGTGGTGAATAATTATAACGTACACATACACGTGCCGGAAGGCGCCACGCCTAAAGACGGGCCGAGTGCCGGTATAGCCATGCTAACTTCACTGGTGTCATCATTCACCCAGAAGCGCGTGAAGAAAAATTTGGCCATGACAGGCGAAATCACACTGCGAGGGCGTGTGCTTCCGGTGGGCGGAATCAAAGAAAAAATACTGGCTGCCAAACGCGCCAACATTAAAGAAATCATTCTCTGCGAAGAGAACAGGCGTGACATTGAAGAAATCAAGCAGGATTATCTTGAGGGACTAACCTTCCACTATGTAAGAGAAATGAAAGAAGTGATACAGCATGCCATCACAGACCAGAAAGTAAAGAATGCCAAAACATTGTAA